In one Conger conger chromosome 5, fConCon1.1, whole genome shotgun sequence genomic region, the following are encoded:
- the LOC133128024 gene encoding cytochrome b-c1 complex subunit 10: MRAVKFTSEAQLPVADENFKMLQKLIGPRYLTIAKTWVPTMAVWGTVGGVALVHLTDWRLFLDYVPYINGKFKKDD; this comes from the exons ATGCGTGCTGTAAAATTCACATCAGAGGCGCAACTTCCGGTGGCGGACGAAAATTTCAAAATGCTACAGAAGTTAATAGGACCTAGATATTTGACAATTGCTAAGACGTG GGTCCCCACGATGGCGGTCTGGGGCACCGTCGGTGGCGTAGCACTGGTCCATTTGACAGACTGGAGGCTCTTTCTTGACTACGTGCCGTACATTAACGGGAAGTTCAAGAAGGACGACTAA